One Oryza glaberrima chromosome 11, OglaRS2, whole genome shotgun sequence genomic region harbors:
- the LOC127755890 gene encoding scarecrow-like protein 34, producing the protein MANPEDFFWEALLKENEAPSPPPVFFDLPATPLSNSDGTDPSSLDNQLLSYVSRMLMEDEMGSSAAITNLQCVNRGSTEEANNMLPGSEVVRAFSKGMGEASKLLPRNNSFRTLETVDQVSSDGHCRGRKKKNHDRDEQQLEEELGRSSKLAALTIAGTQEAGARELLAELMLHAHETCIKDMEKLRIDMDNEAEKKINKKDKKGSSSKVVDLRLLLIQCAQATATDNQQSAGELLKKIKQHALATGDAMQRVAHYFAKGLEARLAGKGKHLYQNQMRMSLVEYLKVYKLYMAACCFTKVALMFAAMTIMQAVQGKKRLHIVDYGPRCGLHWPDLLRRLGSREDGPPEVRITIVDILQPAFRPFQRIEEAGHCLSSCANEFRVPFRFQAVAAAKWETVGAEDLHIEPDEVLVVNDLLSFSALMDESVFSDGPNPRDVALRNISKMQPDVFIQGITNDSYGASFLSRFRAVLLYYSALFDILDATTPRDSGLRLALEQNLLGPYALNAIACEGADLVERPEKYKQWQARNHRAGMQQLKLRPDIVDTIRDEVNKYHHKDFLLGEDGQWLLQGWMGRILFAHSAWVRQSQDTSSG; encoded by the coding sequence ATGGCCAACCCAGAGGATTTCTTTTGGGAGGCCCTCCTCAAGGAGAACGAAGCACCATCCCCACCACCTGTCTTCTTTGACCTCCCCGCAACACCCCTCTCCAACAGTGATGGCACAGATCCCTCATCATTGGACAACCAACTTCTCTCCTACGTCTCTCGTATGCTCATGGAGGATGAGATGGGTTCTTCTGCTGCTATCACCAACTTGCAGTGTGTCAACAGGGGCAGCACAGAGGAGGCCAACAATATGTTGCCGGGCAGTGAAGTGGTTAGGGCGTTCTCGAAGGGCATGGGAGAGGCCAGCAAGTTGTTGcccagaaacaacagcttcagaACGCTGGAGACGGTGGATCAAGTATCAAGTGATGGTCATTGTAGGGGACGAAAGAAGAAAAACCATGACAGGGACGAgcagcagctggaggaggaactGGGGAGGAGCAGTAAATTAGCTGCCTTGACGATTGCAGGGACACAGGAGGCTGGTGCTCGCGAGTTGCTGGCCGAACTGATGCTGCACGCACACGAGACATGCATCAAAGACATGGAGAAGCTGCGTATCGACATGGACAATGAGGCAGAGAAGAAGATCAACAAGAAGGACAAGAAAGGCAGTAGTAGCAAGGTGGTGGACTTACGGTTGCTGCTGATCCAGTGTGCACAGGCCACGGCGACAGACAACCAGCAATCTGCAGGCGAGCTGCTGAAGAAGATCAAGCAGCACGCTTTGGCAACAGGCGACGCCATGCAGCGAGTGGCTCACTACTTCGCCAAGGGGCTTGAGGCACGGCTAGCTGGCAAAGGGAAGCATCTGTATCAGAATCAGATGCGCATGTCGTTGGTCGAGTACCTCAAGGTGTACAAGCTCTACATGGCAGCCTGCTGCTTCACGAAGGTGGCACTCATGTTTGCTGCCATGACAATCATGCAAGCTGTGcaagggaagaagaggctgcACATAGTTGATTACGGCCCGCGCTGTGGGCTGCACTGGCCAGACCTGCTCCGCCGGCTGGGAAGCAGGGAAGACGGGCCGCCGGAGGTGAGGATCACCATCGTTGACATCCTCCAGCCGGCGTTTCGTCCATTTCAGCGTATTGAGGAGGCAGGGCATTGCCTGAGCAGCTGTGCCAATGAGTTTCGTGTGCCATTCAGATTCCAAGCTGTTGCAGCAGCAAAGTGGGAGACAGTTGGTGCCGAGGACCTGCACATCGAGCCTGATGAGGTGCTTGTGGTGAATGACCTCTTGAGTTTCAGTGCTCTGATGGACGAGAGCGTCTTCAGCGACGGGCCAAACCCCAGGGATGTTGCCCTCCGTAACATCAGCAAGATGCAGCCAGACGTGTTCATCCAAGGCATCACCAATGATAGCTATGGTGCCTCCTTCCTGTCACGCTTCCGTGCAGTGCTCTTGTATTACTCGGCTCTGTTTGACATACTGGACGCGACCACCCCAAGGGATAGTGGGCTGCGGCTGGCGCTGGAGCAGAACCTTCTGGGGCCTTACGCCCTCAACGCCATCGCCTGTGAGGGTGCAGACCTGGTGGAGCGCCCTGAGAAGTACAAACAGTGGCAGGCCAGGAACCACCGTGCAGGCATGCAGCAGCTGAAACTGAGACCAGATATCGTTGATACAATCAGGGACGAGGTGAACAAGTACCACCACAAGGACTTTCTGCTGGGAGAGGACGGGCAGTGGCTGCTGCAGGGATGGATGGGACGAATCCTCTTTGCTCACTCCGCATGGGTGCGCCAATCACAAGACACTTCCTCCGGATGA
- the LOC127754170 gene encoding scarecrow-like protein 9, which translates to MAAAPKPEELVVAIEQPFSPSLFLDLPPTPHHDDDPNNVNDDLLLPFISRILMEDDIDDKFFYQFPDHPALLQAQQSYAQILHAPATSSSSDDTTINNNTTNSTSVPDTLAMPDHDADTQSAPDDMEMLNMAFLKGREEATKFLPTNNTLFSGFKAEPVLDIQPTFTFGPSGGGRGRKNRHAEEDDLETETSRSSKLMAPEHDDAAAADEIFDEIILNGYQMIIKGIDELRVAMGSQSQADKNGRRASRAKTAVVDLHTLLIHCAQAVATGDWRSATELLKQIKQNSSARGDATQRMACCFAEGLEARLAGTGSQMYQSLVAKRTSTVDFLKAYKLFTAACCIKKVSVIFSNKTIYNAVAGRRKLHIVDYGLSYGFQWPALFFLLGAREGGPPEVRMTGIDVPQPGFRPADQIEETGRRLSICARQFGVPFKFRAIAAKWETVRREDLHLDPEEEEEEVLVVNCLHGLNTLQDESVAVDSPSPRDVVLDNIRDMRPHVFVQCVVNGAYGAPFFVTRFREALFFYSAHFDMLDATIPRDNDDRLLIERDMLGRCALNVIACEGADRVDRPETYKQWQVRNHRAGLRQLPLEAEVVELVRGKVKSLYHKDFVIDVDHNWLLQGWKGRILYAMSTWVAHHP; encoded by the coding sequence ATGGCTGCCGCGCCGAAGCCGGAGGAactcgtcgtcgccatcgagCAGCCATTCTCCCCGTCGCTCTTCCTGGACCTGCCCCCGACGCCGCACCACGATGACGACCCCAACAATGTCAAtgacgacctcctcctccccttcatcTCACGCATCCTCATGGAGGACGACATCGACGACAAGTTCTTCTACCAGTTCCCCGACCACCCCGCCCTCCTCCAAGCCCAGCAGTCTTACGCCCAAATCCTCCATGCCCCTGCCACATCTTCTTCCTCCGACGACACCACCATCAACAACAATACGACCAACTCCACCTCCGTCCCCGACACGCTCGCCATGCCCGACCACGACGCCGACACCCAGAGCGCGCCGGACGACATGGAGATGCTCAACATGGCGTTCCTCAAGGGCAGGGAGGAGGCCACCAAGTTCCTGCCCACAAACAACACCCTCTTCTCTGGCTTCAAGGCAGAGCCGGTGCTGGATATTCAACCCACCTTCACGTTCGGaccaagcggcggcggcaggggccgGAAGAACAGGCACGCCGAGGAGGACGACCTGGAGACGGAGACCAGCAGGAGCAGCAAGCTGATGGCGCCAGAACatgacgacgccgccgccgccgacgagataTTCGACGAAATAATTCTCAATGGGTACCAGATGATCATTAAGGGGATAGATGAGCTGCGCGTCGCCATGGGCAGCCAGAGCCAGGCCGACAAGAACGGCCGAAGAGCGTCACGCGCGAAGACGGCGGTGGTCGACCTACACACCCTGCTCATCCACTGCGCGCAGGCTGTGGCGACGGGCGACTGGCGGAGCGCCACCGAGCTGCTGAAGCAGATCAAGCAGAACTCGTCGGCGAGAGGGGACGCGACGCAGAGGATGGCGTGCTGCTTCGCTGAGGGGCTAGAGGCGCGTCTCGCCGGAACGGGGAGCCAGATGTACCAGTCGCTCGTCGCGAAGCGCACGTCGACGGTGGACTTCCTCAAGGCGTACAAGCTGTTCACGGCGGCCTGCTGCATCAAGAAAGTGAGCGTCATCTTCTCGAACAAGACCATCTACAACGCCGTCGCCGGGAGGCGCAAGCTGCACATCGTCGACTACGGCCTCAGCTACGGATTCCAGTGGCCAGCTTTGTTCTTTTTGCTGGGAGCCAGGGAAGGCGGACCGCCGGAGGTGAGGATGACCGGCATCGACGTCCCGCAGCCTGGGTTCCGGCCAGCCGACCAGATCGAGGAGACAGGCCGCCGGCTGAGCATCTGCGCGCGCCAGTTCGGCGTGCCATTCAAGTTCCGCGCCATTGCCGCAAAGTGGGAGACGGTCCGCCGCGAGGACCTCCATCTCGacccagaagaagaagaagaggaggtgctCGTCGTGAACTGCCTCCATGGATTGAACACCCTGCAAGACGAGAGCGTGGCCGTGGACAGCCCGAGCCCCAGAGACGTGGTGCTCGACAACATCCGCGACATGAGGCCTCACGTGTTCGTCCAGTGCGTCGTCAACGGCGCGTACGGTGCGCCCTTCTTCGTGACGCGCTTCAGGGAGGCTCTCTTCTTCTACTCGGCGCACTTCGACATGCTGGACGCCACCATCCCGCGCGACAACGACGATCGGCTGCTCATCGAGCGGGACATGTTGGGGCGATGCGCCCTCAACGTCATCGCCTGCGAGGGCGCAGACAGAGTTGATCGGCCGGAGACGTACAAGCAGTGGCAGGTGCGCAACCATCGCGCCGGGCTGAGGCAGCTGCCATTGGAGGCTGAGGTGGTTGAGCTTGTGAGGGGCAAGGTGAAAAGCCTCTATCACAAAGACTTCGTCATCGACGTGGATCACAATTGGCTGCTGCAGGGATGGAAGGGACGGATACTGTACGCCATGTCCACATGGGTTGCTCATCATCCATGA
- the LOC127755889 gene encoding scarecrow-like protein 9, which yields MANPEDFFWEALLKENEAPSPSPVFFELPPTPLANSDGSTDPSSLLDNQLLSYVSRMLMEDEMGSSAAVTNLQCVNGGSTEEANNMLPGSEVVRAFLKGMEEASKLLPRNNSFRMLETVDQVSSHGHCRGGKKKNHDRDEQQLEEELGRSSKLAAMTNAGTEEAGARELLDELMLHSHETCIKDMEKLRIDMDNEADKTIKKKGKKGSSSKVVDLRMLLIQCAQAMATDNQQSAGELLKKIKQHALATGDAMQRVAHYFAKGLEARLAGSGKHLYQNHVRMSLVEYLKVYKLYMAACCFKKVALMFAAMTIMQAVQGKKRLHIVDYGIRCGLHWPDLFRRLGSREDGPPEVRITIVDIPQPGFRPFQRIEAAGHCLSSCANEFRVPFRFQAVVAAKWETVGAEDLHIEPDEVLVVNDLWSFSALMDESVFCDGPNPRDVALRNISKMQPDVFIQGIINGSYGASFLSRFRGALLYYSALFDMLDATTPRESGLRLALEQNVLGPYALNAIACEGADLVERPEKYRQWQARNHRAGMQQLKLRPDIVDTIREEVNKYHHKDFLLGEDGQWLLQGWMGRVLFAHSAWVPQQQDNSSG from the coding sequence ATGGCCAACCCAGAGGATTTCTTTTGGGAGGCCCTCCTCAAGGAGAACGAAGCACCATCCCCATCACCTGTCTTCTTTGAACTCCCCCCAACACCCCTCGCCAACAGTGATGGCAGTACAGATCCCTCGTCATTGTTGGACAACCAACTTCTCTCCTACGTCTCTCGTATGCTCATGGAGGATGAGATGGGTTCTTCTGCTGCTGTCACCAACTTGCAGTGTGTCAACGGGGGCAGCACAGAGGAGGCCAACAATATGTTGCCGGGCAGTGAAGTGGTTAGGGCGTTCTTGAAGGGCATGGAAGAGGCCAGCAAGTTGCTGCCtagaaacaacagcttcagaATGCTGGAGACGGTGGATCAAGTATCAAGTCATGGTCATTGTAGGggaggaaagaagaaaaaccaTGACAGGGATGAgcagcagctggaggaggaactGGGGAGGAGCAGTAAATTAGCTGCCATGACGAATGCAGGGACGGAGGAGGCTGGTGCTCGCGAGTTGCTGGACGAACTGATGCTGCACTCGCACGAGACATGCATCAAAGACATGGAGAAGCTGCGCATCGACATGGACAATGAGGCAGATAAGACCATCAAAAAGAAGGGCAAGAAAGGCAGTAGTAGCAAGGTGGTGGACTTACGGATGCTGCTGATCCAGTGTGCACAGGCCATGGCGACAGACAACCAGCAATCTGCAGGCGAGCTGCTGAAGAAGATCAAGCAGCACGCTTTGGCGACAGGCGACGCCATGCAGCGAGTGGCTCACTACTTCGCCAAGGGGCTTGAGGCACGGCTAGCTGGCAGCGGGAAGCATCTGTATCAGAATCATGTGCGCATGTCGTTGGTGGAGTACCTCAAGGTGTACAAGCTCTACATGGCAGCCTGCTGCTTCAAGAAGGTGGCGCTCATGTTTGCTGCCATGACAATCATGCAAGCTGTGcaagggaagaagaggctgcACATAGTTGATTATGGCATACGCTGTGGGCTGCACTGGCCAGACCTGTTCCGCCGGCTGGGGAGCAGGGAAGACGGGCCGCCAGAGGTGAGGATCACCATCGTTGACATCCCCCAGCCTGGGTTTCGTCCATTTCAGCGTATTGAGGCGGCAGGGCATTGCCTGAGCAGCTGTGCCAATGAGTTCCGCGTGCCATTCAGATTCCAAGCTGTTGTAGCAGCAAAGTGGGAGACGGTTGGTGCCGAGGACCTGCACATCGAGCCTGATGAGGTGCTTGTGGTGAATGACCTCTGGAGTTTCAGTGCTCTGATGGACGAGAGTGTCTTCTGCGATGGGCCAAACCCCAGGGATGTTGCCCTCCGTAACATCAGCAAGATGCAGCCAGACGTGTTCATCCAAGGCATCATCAATGGTAGCTATGGTGCCTCCTTCCTGTCACGCTTTCGTGGAGCGCTCTTGTATTACTCGGCTCTGTTTGACATGCTGGACGCCACCACCCCAAGGGAGAGTGGGCTGCGGCTGGCGCTGGAGCAGAACGTTCTGGGGCCTTATGCCCTCAACGCCATCGCCTGTGAGGGTGCAGACCTGGTGGAGCGCCCTGAGAAGTACAGACAGTGGCAGGCCAGGAACCACCGTGCAGGCATGCAGCAGCTGAAACTGAGACCAGATATCGTTGATACAATCAGGGAAGAGGTGAACAAGTACCACCACAAGGACTTTCTGCTGGGAGAGGACGGGCAGTGGCTGCTGCAGGGATGGATGGGGCGAGTCCTCTTTGCTCACTCCGCATGGGTGCCACAACAACAAGACAATTCCTCCGGATga
- the LOC127755367 gene encoding scarecrow-like protein 14 — MATTPEAEESLRFRWPAAEEEFDNDMVLPYISRLLMEDDVHDHFFYQYPDHPALLRAQQPFAQILASSPSSAAGASSSSSSSDAPPSRPFFDDEAATAKTFPTAAVHSVDHQYSGGLDMVNMAFLKGMEEANKFLPTNTLLLSTDSSTTLQLQVQGEVVVDGHGMLGGVGGAAAAHAHGAINSKKVNCRDDDLEAGTGRATKLMAPEPELEEEGARQMFDEMMLQEHEICMKGVKQLSLKSKSSSSKKARGRRTVIHTEPVDLHNLLLHCAQAVATDDRRSAHELLRQIKQHSSAWGDAGQRLAHCFAQGLEARLAGTGSQVYQSLMSQRTSVVDFLKAYRLYMEACCCKKVAFVFSNKTIYDAVTGRRKLHIVDYGLSYGFQWPGLLRELAARRGGPPEVRITGIDLPQPGFRPDQHIEETGRRLSRYADELGVPFKFHGIAATKKESVRLEELGEAEEDEVVVVISLCHFRNVMDESLQEDSSRSPRDEVLGNIRRMRPDVFIHGIMNGAYGATYFLTRFREALYYYAAQFDLLDATVGRESHERMLVERDIFGRAALNVIACEGAERVERPEMYKQWQARNQRAGLRQLPLNPQVVRLVLDKVRDKYHKDFVVDEDQRWLLHRWKGRVLYALSTWVAQH; from the coding sequence ATGGCTACCacgccggaggcggaggagtcCCTCCGATTCCGATGgccggcagcggaggaggagttCGACAACGACATGGTCCTCCCCTACATCTCCCGCCTCCTCATGGAGGACGACGTCCACGACCACTTCTTCTACCAGTACCCCGACCACCccgccctcctccgcgcccAGCAGCCATTCGCCCAgatcctcgcctcctccccctcctccgccgccggcgcctcgtcgtcgtcctcctcctccgatgcCCCGCCCAGCCGCCCCTTCTTCGATGACGAGGCGGCCACCGCCAAGACTTTCCCCACTGCTGCGGTCCACAGCGTTGACCACCAGTACTCCGGCGGCCTCGACATGGTCAACATGGCGTTCCTCAAGGGCATGGAGGAAGCCAACAAGTTCCTGCCCACCAACACCCTCCTCCTCTCGACCGACTCTTCTACTACCTTGCAGTTGCAGGTTCAGGGTGAGGTAGTCGTCGACGGACATGGAATGCTCGGGGGGGTCGGGGGAGCAGCTGCAGCTCATGCTCATGGTGCAATCAACAGCAAGAAAGTCAACTGCAGGGACGACGACTTGGAAGCTGGCACTGGCAGGGCCACCAAACTGATGGCGCCCGagccggagctggaggaggaaggtgCACGCCAGATGTTCGACGAAATGATGCTCCAGGAGCACGAGATTTGCATGAAGGGGGTGAAGCAGCTGAGCCTCAAGtccaagagcagcagcagcaagaaggcGCGGGGGAGACGCACTGTGATCCACACCGAGCCAGTGGACCTGCACAACCTGCTGCTCCACTGCGCGCAGGCGGTGGCCACGGacgaccgccggagcgcgcACGAGCTGCTGAGGCAGATCAAGCAGCACTCGTCGGCGTGGGGAGACGCCGGACAGAGGCTGGCGCACTGCTTCGCGCAAGGGCTGGAGGCCCGGCTCGCCGGCACGGGGAGCCAGGTGTACCAGTCGCTCATGTCGCAGCGCACCTCCGTGGTCGACTTCCTCAAGGCGTACCGGCTGTACATGGAAGCCTGCTGCTGCAAGAAGGTGGCCTTCGTCTTCTCCAACAAGACCATCTACGACGCCGTCACCGGGAGGCGCAAGCTGCATATCGTCGACTACGGCCTCAGCTACGGGTTCCAGTGGCCTGGGTTGCTGCGCGAGCTCGCGGCACGGAGAGGCGGCCCACCGGAGGTGAGGATCACCGGCATTGACCTACCTCAGCCGGGATTCCGCCCTGACCAACACATCGAGGAGACCGGGCGGCGGCTGAGCAGGTacgccgacgagctcggcgtGCCGTTCAAGTTCCACGGCATCGCGGCGACGAAGAAGGAGAGCGTGCGGCTGGAGGAGCTgggcgaggcggaggaagacgaggtggtggtggtgatcagCCTGTGCCATTTCAGGAACGTGATGGACGAGAGCCTGCAGGAGGACAGCAGCAGGAGCCCCAGGGACGAGGTGCTGGGGAACATCCGCAGGATGCGCCCCGACGTGTTCATCCATGGCATCATGAACGGAGCCTACGGCGCGACCTACTTCCTGACACGCTTCCGGGAGGCTCTCTACTACTACGCGGCGCAGTTCGACCTGCTGGACGCGACGGTGGGGCGGGAGAGCCACGAGCGGATGCTGGTGGAGCGGGACATCTTCGGGCGGGCGGCTCTGAACGTGATCGCCTGCGAGGGCGCGGAGCGGGTGGAGCGGCCGGAGATGTACAAGCAGTGGCAGGCGAGGAACCAGCGCGCGGGGCTGAGGCAGCTGCCGCTGAATCCGCAGGTTGTGAGGCTGGTGCTGGACAAGGTGAGGGACAAGTACCACAAGGACTTCGTGGTGGACGAGGATCAACGCTGGTTGCTGCACAGGTGGAAGGGCCGCGTGCTCTACGCCTTGTCCACTTGGGTTGCCCAACACTAG